A genomic window from Glycine soja cultivar W05 chromosome 10, ASM419377v2, whole genome shotgun sequence includes:
- the LOC114371313 gene encoding uncharacterized protein LOC114371313, which translates to MPKVKRFRNPQKSAPQPQCPSPSDSTQAPEVPTGNVPLSHESTSEVPAMNPEISSPPSDSTQAPEVPTGNVPLSHVSTSEDPQEDETTRRHVGRESTHCWTVEAIDSEEMIKKIKVKVRGVNSLPRELRIIVNFDDQGQAIGEAQALLAGFLGTLAADCKLFPMDYDRWSGPSGVPKAYFDDCFETILKPRFYFKINEAGAKRYCKLSMGRKWAANRQSLWNEFNDPTKTRDEIIKNVPIGIDKDQWARFVHYRHKPSTLELCRRNKEIRSKQVIPHTGGSKANPRRRNELLLETGKLPSRGQLYIETHKRKDGSFVNEAAKTIAEQIEVGLTQSIVDESEVSPLDAVGRVLGLEHSGRVRCMGLGAVPSNTFRNTRLRASSLSSSSSGVAFPSSNQWQEKYNNLESAFKAYMIMKEGRIPEELASYFTPDQTHPNDASSVPNTPLDARGSSGASNP; encoded by the exons ATGCCAAAGGTGAAGCGTTTTAGAAATCCACAAAAATCAGCACCTCAACCACAATGTCCCTCACCAAGTGATTCCACACAAGCTCCTGAAGTCCCAACTGGTAATGTCCCTCTTTCTCATGAATCAACATCTGAAGTTCCAGCAATGAATCCTGAAATTTCTTCCCCACCAAGTGATTCCACACAAGCTCCTGAAGTCCCAACTGGTAATGTCCCTCTTTCTCATGTATCAACATCTGAAGATCCACAAGAAGATGAAACAACTAGACGTCATGTTGGGCGTGAGTCTACACACTGTTGGACTGTTGAGGCAATAG ACTCTGAAGAAATGATCAAGAAGATTAAGGTGAAAGTTAGGGGAGTCAATAGCTTACCTAGGGAGTTACGCATCATTGTGAATTTTGATGACCAAGGCCAAGCAATTGGTGAAGCACAAGCCTTGCTTGCAGGATTTCTTGGAACACTAGCAGCtgattgcaaattatttcctatggATTATGATAGATGGTCTGGACCTTCAGGCGTACCTAAAGCTTATTTTGATGATTGCTTTGAAACAATTTTAAAG cctcgattttattttaagattaatgAAGCTGGTGCAAAACGGTATTGCAAATTAAGTATGGGAAGAAAATGGGCTGCAAATAGGCAAAGCTTATGGAATGAATTCAACGATCCAACCAAAACAAGAgatgaaatcataaaaaatgtgcCGATAGGCATAGATAAAGATCAATGGGCTCGTTTTGTTCATTATCGTCATAAACCATCAACATTG GAACTTTGTAggagaaataaagaaattcgAAGCAAGCAAGTTATTCCACACACTGGTGGATCCAAAGCTAATCctagaagaagaaatgagttg TTGTTAGAAACTGGGAAGCTACCAAGTCGTGGACAATTATATATTGAAACTCATAAAAGGAAAGATGGATCATTTGTAAATGAAGCAGCGAAGACTATAGCG GAACAAATTGAAGTAGGATTGACTCAAAGCATAGTTGATGAATCTGAAGTTTCTCCTCTTGATGCTGTTGGTAGAGTGTTAGGGTTAGAGCACTCTGGGAGAGTGCGATGCATGGGATTAGGAGCTGTTCCTTCTAATACATTCAGGAACACAAGACTTCGAGCTTCTAGTCTGAGCTCTTCTTCATCTGGTGTTGCCTTTCCATCTTCAAACCAATGGCAAGAGAAATACAACAATTTAGAATCAGCTTTTAAGGCCTACATGATAATGAAGGAAGGAAGGATCCCTGAAGAATTAGCTAGTTATTTCACTCCTGATCAaacacat CCAAATGATGCTTCAAGTGTTCCTAATACACCTTTGGATGCAAGAGGATCTTCTGGTGCTAGCAACCCTTAG
- the LOC114371312 gene encoding uncharacterized protein LOC114371312 — translation MDKSWISKARNSIDYSIGLSKFLDFAFKNGVVGETIRCPCPKCGFMKWQTRDIVEDHLLYKPFPQNYVIWDLHGEKQALESSQVEDVFQDSGVQPQNPMEMMINDAFEQYRQHDPNVGASQPLNEDEIVNDEPREDHNGFYELLNDGSQTLYEGSKYTKLEFIIKLYHIKVLCGLSDKAMAMILDLLNDAFEKAKFPPSIYEAKKIINKLGLNYKKIDACPKHCMLYLGDDEKSLDACKHCGTSRWKPNKKKKIAAKVLRYFPLQPRLQRLFTCRKTAKDMRWHVLEDNKDGLLRHPRDGEAWKTFDLIHPEFSSDPRNVRLGLATDGFNPARTLSSTYSIWPVFLIPYNLPPWICMNHTSFILSMIIPGKQSPGNNIDVYLKPLVEELRELWSGVDTYDSSLNENFRMRAALIWTISDFPGLGILSGWNIHTGLACPTCNLDAEPCRLRNCNKWCFMGHRRFLSRNHKFRLNRVRFDGSIEERNPPLKLSGSDIFRQVEHINTTFGIGAIQNGTRKRSRQEVTQWNKRSIFFELPYWESNLLRHNLDFMHIEKNVCDNVMYTLLHEKDKSKDNLNARKDLKEMGLRPDLWPDDNGKYHLALFSLTRGTKKLFLKTLKTITVPDGYSKLQLLQDRIVVTLCHLEMLFPPSFFTIMVHLTVHLIEEAKLGGPVHYRYMYPVERELGHLKSFVRNKAQPEGSIAEGYLAEESLTFCSRYIEDIETRFNRPKRVCDNPIDNETFFVSSIFPQIGKPVGACSMFTLTPMQKLQAHRYVLLNCTIVTPFVE, via the exons ATGGATAAGTCATGGATTTCAAAGGCCCGAAACTCAATTGATTACTCCATTGGTTTGAGTAAATTCttagattttgcttttaagAATGGAGTTGTAGGAGAAACAATTCGATGTCCATGTCCAAAATGTGGATTTATGAAATGGCAAACTAGAGACATAGTTGAAGATCACTTGCTATATAAACCATTTCCTCAAAACTATGTTATATGGGATCTTCATGGTGAAAAGCAAGCATTAGAATCTTCTCAAGTGGAAGATGTTTTCCAAGATAGTGGTGTTCAACCTCAAAACCCAATGGAAATGATGATCAATGACGCATTTGAACAATATAGGCAACATGACCCTAATGTAGGTGCATCACAACCATTAAATGAAGATGAAATAGTAAATGATGAACCAAGAGAAGATCATAATGGCTTTTATGAGCTTCTAAATGATGGGAGCCAAACATTGTATGAAGGAAGCAAGTACACAAAACTAGAATTTATAATCAAACTATATCATATAAAAGTTTTGTGTGGATTAAGCGACAAGGCAATGGCTATGATATTGGATTTGTTAAATGACGCATTTGAAAAAGCAAAGTTTCCTCCTTCTATTTATGAggcaaagaaaattattaacaagcttggtcttaattataaaaagatagATGCTTGTCCAAAACATTGCATGTTGTATTTGGGAGATGATGAAAAAAGTTTGGATGCTTGTAAGCATTGTGGTACATCTAGATGGAAAcccaacaagaagaagaaaatagctGCAAAGGTTTTACGTTACTTTCCATTGCAACCAAGATTGCAAAGATTGTTCACATGTCGTAAGACTGCAAAAGATATGAGATGGCATGTTTTGGAAGACAATAAAGATGGGTTGTTAAGGCATCCAAGAGATGGAGAGGCATGGAAGACATTTGATTTAATCCATCCTGAGTTTTCTTCAGATCCTCGAAATGTTCGCTTAGGCCTTGCTACTGATGGTTTTAATCCTGCTAGGACCTTGAGTTCTACCTATAGCATCTGGCCAGTTTTCTTAATTCCATATAATCTTCCACCTTGGATATGTATGAACCATACTTCCTTCATTCTATCAATGATCATTCCAGGCAAGCAATCTCCTGGAAATAACATAGATGTGTACCTAAAGCCCCTTGTAGAGGAGTTACGTGAGCTATGGAGTGGTGTGGACACCTATGACTCAtccttaaatgaaaattttagaatGCGAGCAGCTCTTATATGGACAATTAGTGACTTTCCTGGCTTAGGCATCTTATCTGGTTGGAACATACACACAGGATTGGCTTGCCCAACTTGCAATTTAGATGCGGAACCTTGTCGCCTTCGAAATTGTAACAAGTGGTGTTTTATGGGGCATCGTCGTTTTCTAAgtagaaatcataaatttagaTTGAACCGTGTTCGCTTTGATGGAAGCATAGAAGAACGAAACCCACCATTAAAATTATCTGGATCTGACATTTTTCGACAAGTGGAACATATTAATACTACATTTGGAATTGGAGCTATTCAAAATGGAACAAGAAAAAGATCTAGACAAGAAGTCACACAGTGGAATAAAAGAAGCATATTCTTTGAACTTCCATATTGGGAGTCTAACTTGTTACGACATAATCTAGATTTTATgcatattgaaaaaaatgtatgcGACAATGTCATGTATACATTGCTCCATGAGAAGGATAAATCAAAAGACAACCTTAATGCTAGAAAAGACTTAAAAGAAATGGGCTTAAGGCCTGATCTTTGGCCAGATGATAATGGAAAGTATCACCTTGCTTTGTTTTCACTAACACGTGGTaccaaaaagttatttttgaaaactttgaagACTATTACAGTACCAGATGGTTACTCAA AACTTCAGTTGCTCCAAGATCGCATTGTGGTTACACTATGCCACTTAGAAATGTTATTCCCTCCATCATTCTTCACAATTATGGTTCATTTAACTGTTCATCttatagaggaagcaaaacttGGAGGCCCAGTGCATTATCGATATATGTATCCAGTAGAGAG GGAATTAGGTCACTTAAAATCCTTTGTGAGAAACAAGGCACAACCTGAAGGATCCATAGCTGAGGGGTATTTAGCTGAAGAGTCTCTTACCTTTTGTTCTCGGTACATTGAAGATATCGAGACAAGGTTCAATAGACCTAAACGTGTTTGTGATAACCCAATTGATAATGAGACTTTTTTTGTGTCCTCTATCTTCCCACAAATTGGAAAACCAGTAGGAGCTTGTTCAATGTTCACTTTAACTCCAATGCAAAAATTGCAAGCTCATCGATATGTGCTCCTTAATTGCACTATAGTCACACCATTTGTGGAGTAA
- the LOC114370921 gene encoding uncharacterized protein LOC114370921, which produces MNPDTMNEMSTDLKFLARGPLDNATRFTAYNINGFKFRTLAREEGLKTQNSGVFLTSNTSCVSSSVDGNLRQADLPYYGKLEDIIEINYYGRFSVILFKCKWADTTRDRGYKKDCWNFNCVNFDRLIHIGDREEHEPYIEASQAQMVYYVDDVVNEGWSVVVHIKPRDLYDMGEEVEENAYENEPYQEQQLEQFSRLDDQYVQLATNHLNDDIVD; this is translated from the coding sequence atgaATCCAGATACAATGAATGAAATGTCTACTGATCTAAAGTTTTTAGCACGAGGACCCTTGGACAATGCAACAAGATTTACTGCATATAATATTAATGGGTTCAAATTTCGAACCTTGGCTCGAGAAGAaggattaaaaacacaaaacagtGGTGTTTTCTTAACATCTAACACATCATGTGTTTCAAGTAGCGTTGATGGCAACTTAAGGCAAGCAGATTTACCTTATTATGGGAAGTTGGAAGATATCATTGAGATTAACTACTATGGTCGATTCTctgttattctttttaaatgtaaatgggCTGATACTACACGAGATAGAGGGTATAAAAAGGATTGTTGGAATTTTAATTGTGTTAACTTTGATAGATTGATTCATATTGGTGATCGTGAAGAACATGAACCATACATTGAAGCATCTCAAGCACAAATGGTGTATTATGTAGATGATGTAGTCAATGAAGGATGGAGTGTTGTTGTACACATAAAGCCAAGAGATTTATATGACATGGgagaagaagtagaagaaaatgcatatgaaaatgAGCCATACCAAGAGCAACAACTTGAACAATTTTCTAGGCTTGATGATCAATATGTACAATTGGCTACAAACCATCTAAATGATGATATAGTTGATTGA